The proteins below are encoded in one region of Winogradskyella helgolandensis:
- a CDS encoding LytR/AlgR family response regulator transcription factor, with translation MKLNAIIVEDEENSRLILRNYLTKYCPNISILGEAANVEEALVLIRNNDLDVVFLDVEMPYGNAFDLLDKVGDINFETIFVTAYNHYAIDALNAHASYYLMKPISIDELIKAVDYVTEIRTKEDALQNQILVPKTNSVNGKITLPQQDGFEVIETADIMYCKADDNYTEIYLHNNKKKLVSKTLKYIEESLKDANFARVHKSYLVNVNEIVKYVKGKGGSVILSNGKEILVSASKKSDLLSYFK, from the coding sequence ATGAAACTAAACGCCATAATAGTAGAAGACGAAGAAAACAGCAGACTAATTCTAAGAAATTATCTGACTAAATATTGTCCAAATATTTCAATTTTAGGAGAAGCTGCTAATGTTGAAGAAGCCTTAGTTTTAATTAGAAACAATGATTTAGACGTGGTTTTTTTAGATGTAGAAATGCCTTATGGTAATGCCTTCGATTTATTAGATAAGGTTGGTGATATTAATTTTGAAACCATATTTGTGACGGCATACAATCACTATGCGATTGACGCACTAAATGCACATGCCTCTTATTATTTAATGAAACCAATTTCTATTGATGAATTGATTAAGGCTGTTGATTATGTTACTGAAATTAGAACCAAAGAAGATGCGCTTCAAAATCAAATTTTAGTACCAAAGACCAATTCGGTGAATGGTAAAATAACACTTCCACAACAAGATGGTTTTGAAGTTATAGAAACAGCAGACATTATGTATTGTAAGGCTGATGACAACTACACCGAAATATATCTGCATAACAATAAAAAGAAACTCGTTAGTAAAACTTTAAAATATATAGAAGAAAGCCTAAAAGATGCCAATTTTGCTAGAGTTCACAAGAGCTATTTAGTTAATGTGAATGAAATCGTAAAATACGTAAAAGGTAAAGGAGGTAGTGTGATTTTAAGTAACGGAAAAGAGATTCTGGTTTCGGCTTCTAAAAAATCTGATTTATTGTCATATTTCAAGTAA
- a CDS encoding DUF2797 domain-containing protein produces MVYTGVLTKMQTEFLEPIQYYLVFENDFIHVNQLLNKTIDIKLVGHQCLSCGLDRPIYRQGFCKTCFFDKPFAGDWIMRPELSTAHLGKEDRDLDYETKVQLQPHIVYLANSSNVKVGVTRKSQVPTRWIDQGAHEAVEIVEVPNRYLAGITEVALKDHVADKTNWRTMLKNDIKDEDLLEWKQKLKAYIPEEALPYFIEDNTETHIKFPVEHYPEKLKSLNLSKTPHYSGKLVGIKGQYLIFEDDTVFNVRSNEGLVVELSI; encoded by the coding sequence ATGGTTTATACAGGAGTCCTCACTAAAATGCAAACCGAATTTTTAGAACCTATTCAATACTATTTAGTCTTTGAAAATGACTTCATTCATGTCAATCAGTTATTAAATAAAACTATTGATATAAAATTGGTTGGACACCAATGTCTAAGCTGCGGATTAGATCGTCCGATTTACAGACAAGGCTTTTGTAAAACGTGTTTTTTTGACAAACCTTTTGCTGGTGATTGGATAATGCGACCAGAATTGAGCACAGCACATTTAGGGAAAGAAGATAGAGATTTAGATTATGAAACAAAAGTGCAACTACAACCGCATATTGTGTATCTAGCCAATTCTAGTAATGTAAAAGTTGGTGTGACTAGAAAGAGTCAAGTACCAACGCGTTGGATAGACCAAGGTGCTCATGAAGCGGTTGAAATTGTTGAAGTTCCTAACCGTTATTTAGCAGGCATTACTGAGGTCGCTTTAAAAGATCATGTTGCCGACAAAACCAATTGGCGAACGATGTTGAAGAATGATATAAAAGATGAAGATTTATTAGAATGGAAACAAAAATTAAAAGCCTACATTCCTGAGGAAGCCTTACCATATTTTATTGAAGACAACACAGAAACACATATTAAGTTCCCTGTAGAGCATTATCCTGAAAAGCTAAAAAGTCTAAATTTAAGTAAAACACCTCATTATTCAGGAAAACTAGTTGGCATTAAAGGACAGTATTTAATTTTTGAAGATGACACCGTTTTTAATGTAAGATCTAACGAAGGGTTGGTTGTAGAATTGAGTATTTAA
- a CDS encoding tetratricopeptide repeat-containing sensor histidine kinase — protein MKPNKVCSLVQLIKSEVRIPKPYYILLIFFLIGLVTFGQNREVKRADEKPVFTIRGSVYEKETHKPYKNVEILINGGSYVTTSFDGTFDIKAKIGDELIVKHPDFETIYYTIESNERISIEVVDAKQSKFRGRSKGDFERFNQMIDSADAYLKKDAEKSIKFIGDALNVNVTVTQSAEAQELLGDIYMFWKQFDLAISAYRISLQNTETASAKLKLAKAYLNNGNFETSLSTFNQIDEKTLSNYQKTIWFEGIGDAHLKTKDFTKAIQAYEDGLKVAKQHLIAPKVTDLNSKIAQVYSKQGQTVKAKSYFTNSLSLAKQENKKRAVEEQVKVAEFNSENAEYESEIELRKLAIEGIKDIETDSVISNDSPITSQKQNYKIGNAYLLSNDLTNAIPYLEKSMEEAGERGDLDVKLDATRKLSEVNARLGNTEKTIAYNEEYKDVVDELYARKRQEISQAARFSRNIAEQQNRITTLESDRALSKSTYELTQERNKSQQLIIYSLIGGLILLLITGFLMFKYIKQQRLANNLLALKSLRSQMNPHFIFNALNSVNTFIATNDERTANKYLSDFSQLMRAVLENSEEDFIPLKKEIELLNLYTKLEHFRFQDKFDYTIDVDEAVDVEEFQIPPMLLQPYIENAVWHGLRYKRDKGHLNITIQPKSKDEITITISDDGIGRSRSKALKTDHQKKQNSKGMNNIKKRVAILNEMYKDKVDVTINDFQDLEDAGTKVVVTLKKD, from the coding sequence TTGAAACCAAATAAAGTATGTAGTTTAGTCCAACTAATTAAAAGTGAAGTGAGAATTCCTAAACCATATTATATACTACTAATATTTTTTCTTATAGGTCTTGTAACCTTTGGGCAGAATAGGGAGGTGAAGCGAGCAGATGAAAAACCTGTATTTACCATTAGAGGTTCTGTGTATGAAAAAGAAACCCATAAACCTTATAAGAATGTTGAGATTTTAATAAATGGTGGAAGCTATGTAACCACAAGTTTTGATGGAACGTTTGATATAAAGGCTAAAATTGGTGATGAACTTATTGTAAAACATCCCGATTTTGAGACAATTTACTACACTATAGAATCTAATGAACGAATTAGTATTGAGGTTGTTGACGCTAAACAATCTAAATTTCGTGGTAGAAGTAAAGGAGATTTTGAGCGTTTTAACCAGATGATTGATTCGGCAGATGCTTATCTGAAAAAGGATGCCGAAAAAAGTATCAAGTTTATTGGAGATGCTTTAAATGTCAATGTAACGGTAACACAAAGTGCTGAAGCCCAGGAATTATTAGGAGATATATATATGTTTTGGAAACAGTTCGATTTGGCGATTTCAGCGTATAGAATCAGCCTTCAAAATACAGAAACAGCATCTGCAAAATTGAAGTTAGCCAAAGCGTACCTTAACAACGGAAATTTTGAAACTAGTCTTAGTACTTTCAACCAGATTGATGAAAAGACTTTATCTAATTATCAAAAAACAATATGGTTTGAAGGTATTGGAGATGCTCATTTAAAAACGAAAGACTTTACTAAAGCTATTCAAGCTTATGAAGACGGGTTGAAGGTTGCAAAGCAACATCTCATAGCGCCTAAGGTTACGGACTTAAATTCTAAAATAGCACAGGTTTATAGTAAGCAAGGGCAAACCGTTAAGGCTAAAAGTTACTTTACCAATTCATTGAGTTTAGCGAAGCAAGAAAATAAAAAACGTGCTGTTGAAGAACAAGTGAAAGTTGCTGAGTTTAATAGTGAAAATGCCGAATATGAAAGTGAAATTGAATTAAGAAAACTGGCCATTGAAGGGATTAAAGATATTGAAACCGATTCTGTAATTAGTAATGATAGCCCAATTACATCCCAAAAGCAAAACTATAAAATTGGTAATGCCTATTTATTAAGTAATGATTTAACCAATGCCATTCCGTACTTAGAGAAAAGTATGGAAGAAGCAGGAGAACGAGGTGATTTAGATGTAAAATTAGATGCCACACGGAAGCTTTCTGAAGTTAATGCGCGGTTAGGGAATACAGAAAAAACAATCGCTTATAATGAAGAATATAAGGATGTTGTAGATGAATTATACGCTAGGAAAAGACAAGAAATTTCTCAAGCGGCACGTTTTAGTCGCAATATTGCAGAGCAGCAAAATAGAATAACTACTTTAGAGAGTGATCGCGCTTTATCTAAAAGTACTTATGAATTAACCCAAGAACGTAATAAAAGTCAACAACTTATTATTTATTCTTTAATAGGTGGTTTAATCCTATTGCTAATTACGGGTTTTTTAATGTTTAAATACATCAAACAACAACGATTGGCGAATAATTTATTAGCCTTAAAATCGTTGCGAAGCCAAATGAATCCGCATTTTATTTTTAACGCGTTGAATTCTGTGAACACATTTATCGCGACAAACGATGAGCGAACTGCTAACAAATATTTGTCAGATTTTTCACAATTGATGCGTGCTGTATTAGAAAATAGTGAGGAAGATTTCATTCCACTAAAAAAGGAAATTGAATTATTGAATTTGTATACCAAGCTCGAACATTTTAGATTTCAAGATAAGTTTGATTATACTATAGATGTGGATGAGGCTGTAGATGTTGAAGAATTCCAGATTCCTCCAATGTTATTACAGCCGTATATCGAAAATGCAGTATGGCATGGCTTGCGTTACAAAAGAGATAAAGGGCATTTAAATATTACAATTCAACCCAAATCTAAAGATGAAATAACAATTACAATTTCTGATGATGGCATTGGTAGAAGTCGCTCTAAAGCATTAAAAACGGATCATCAGAAAAAACAAAATTCAAAAGGCATGAACAACATTAAAAAACGGGTTGCCATTTTGAATGAGATGTATAAAGATAAAGTTGATGTTACGATTAATGATTTTCAGGACTTGGAAGATGCAGGAACAAAAGTAGTCGTCACACTTAAAAAAGACTAA
- a CDS encoding PLDc N-terminal domain-containing protein translates to MESSLIIGFIIVAIVLWFWAIFDITRSRFKTPYMSTVWFLAILFFPVIGCLFYFLFRKKLVTESPRKFQPKFNRRD, encoded by the coding sequence ATGGAATCATCTTTAATTATCGGCTTTATAATTGTTGCTATTGTATTATGGTTTTGGGCAATTTTTGATATCACCCGATCTCGATTTAAAACCCCTTATATGAGTACCGTATGGTTTCTGGCTATTTTATTCTTTCCAGTAATCGGTTGTCTCTTTTATTTTCTATTTAGAAAAAAGCTTGTTACTGAAAGCCCTAGAAAATTTCAGCCTAAATTTAACCGAAGAGATTAA
- a CDS encoding GH3 auxin-responsive promoter family protein: MPIPIVNSIASWFLKKRFHQIELFLKYPNEVQNELLFSLLKLAKDTEIGKQYDFDSIKSYREFNERIPVVNYEEFQPLIERSRNGEQNIFWPRPIKWFAKSSGTTNAKSKFIPVSFESLEDCHYAASKDLLCMYLNNNEDAQLFTGKSLRLGGSKELYKENGTVFGDLSAILIDNMPFWAEFSSTPSNRVSLMSDWETKMQAIVEETIEENVTSLAGVPSWMLVLLNNVLEKTDKDSLFDIWPNLEVYFHGGVNFNPYVEQYKAILPSDKFRYYEIYNASEGFFAIQDQNNSSDLLLMLDYGIFYEFIPMTSYGTEEQKVIPLGDVKLNTNYAVIITTNAGLWRYKIGDTIRFVSLSPHRVKVTGRTKHHINAFGEELIIENAEEAFKNVCKRTASEIVDYTAAPIFMEGKEKGAHEWIIEFKTPPVNMSHFEELFDDSLKSLNSDYEAKRLNNMTLNKPKIHSARPNLFYDWLKENDKLGGQHKVPRLSNSRTYLDALLQLNQL; the protein is encoded by the coding sequence ATGCCAATTCCTATTGTAAATTCCATTGCGTCTTGGTTTTTGAAAAAACGATTCCATCAAATAGAGTTGTTTTTAAAATACCCAAACGAAGTCCAGAACGAATTACTATTTAGTTTATTAAAACTTGCTAAAGACACTGAGATTGGTAAACAATATGACTTTGATTCTATTAAGTCTTATAGAGAGTTTAATGAGCGAATTCCTGTGGTAAATTATGAGGAATTTCAACCATTAATTGAACGTTCTCGTAATGGTGAACAGAATATTTTTTGGCCTCGACCTATAAAATGGTTTGCTAAATCTAGCGGAACTACTAATGCGAAAAGTAAGTTTATTCCTGTTAGTTTTGAATCTTTAGAAGATTGCCATTATGCGGCGAGTAAGGATTTGTTGTGTATGTATTTAAACAATAATGAAGACGCACAATTGTTTACAGGTAAAAGTTTACGATTAGGTGGTAGTAAAGAACTGTACAAAGAAAATGGAACTGTATTTGGTGATTTAAGTGCTATTTTAATCGATAATATGCCATTTTGGGCAGAATTTAGTAGTACACCTAGTAATCGTGTGTCTCTGATGAGCGATTGGGAGACGAAGATGCAGGCTATAGTAGAAGAGACTATAGAGGAGAATGTAACAAGTCTTGCAGGTGTTCCTTCTTGGATGTTAGTGTTACTCAATAATGTTTTAGAAAAAACGGATAAAGACAGTCTTTTTGATATTTGGCCAAACCTAGAAGTTTATTTTCATGGTGGAGTAAATTTCAATCCGTATGTAGAACAGTATAAAGCTATTTTACCATCGGATAAGTTTAGATATTACGAGATTTATAATGCATCTGAAGGCTTTTTTGCTATTCAAGATCAAAATAATTCTAGTGATTTATTGTTGATGTTAGATTACGGGATTTTTTATGAATTCATTCCTATGACTTCCTATGGCACTGAAGAGCAAAAAGTGATTCCGTTAGGTGACGTTAAATTGAATACTAACTACGCGGTAATTATTACAACCAATGCTGGTTTGTGGCGCTATAAAATTGGAGATACAATCCGTTTTGTAAGTTTAAGTCCACATAGAGTTAAGGTGACCGGTAGAACCAAGCATCATATAAATGCTTTTGGTGAAGAATTAATTATAGAAAATGCTGAAGAGGCTTTTAAAAATGTATGCAAACGTACAGCTTCTGAGATTGTTGATTATACAGCAGCTCCTATTTTTATGGAAGGTAAAGAAAAAGGAGCTCATGAGTGGATTATTGAATTTAAAACACCACCAGTTAATATGTCTCATTTTGAAGAGCTGTTTGATGATTCCTTAAAGTCTTTAAATTCCGATTATGAAGCCAAGCGTTTGAATAATATGACGCTTAATAAACCAAAGATTCACAGCGCAAGGCCTAACTTGTTTTACGATTGGTTAAAAGAGAATGATAAACTTGGAGGACAACATAAAGTACCACGCTTATCTAATAGTCGGACTTATCTGGACGCGTTATTGCAACTTAATCAGTTATAA